CTGATATCGACCAGAACCGCCCGTCTGGCTTGGCCGCTTCGGGCGAGGGCAGCTTCGAATATTCCTCTGCCGCGCCCGCCTCGAGCAGTCTCGTTGGCCTGATCGGCCTGCTCATTCTGATCGGGATTGGCCGCCTGTGGACGCTGGAAACGCTCGAAAATCGCGCTGAAGTCGAACCGGGCGAACAAATCGTCGAGATTGATGCTATCAGACACGGCTCAATATCTGCTCAAAATGGCCGATAATGAAAAAGGCCAGCAACTGAGAGAACCGACAACGAAGGGTGATTTACGCCACACTCATCACGGCCTTTCAGTTGTTGGCCTCTTTCAATCTCAAATTATCAACGCCTCAAGACACCACTCCTTTATTCAGGAGCCGTGTCCTGTCGCTCTTCCGGTGCTTAAACATATATAACAATTTCTAAAAATGCAAGTGGAATCTCTATGCTCTAAATCTCTGTTTACACCTCGCTCTCCAGCTCCACTCATATCATTAGAACCCTATCCAGGACTGTAATAAAGGTTATACTATACCGCCAACCTAAATCAAAGCGGGTAACTAACAACTTCACGCATCGTCTCCCTCACCTGCTCATATACCACGAAGACGTGCGCCCTGACGGCATGGTAATCCGCCGCTGCCGCGCTCCACTTCAGGACCAGGTGGCTCAAAGCTCCACCTCCAAGCCTTCATAGGCCACCGTGCAGCGGATATTCTGGCCCATCTTTTGCAGCCGGCTGTTCGCCTCTTCCTGGATGGCATCCAGTTCCGTATCGCTTCGGTCCGGGTCGTGATGGTAGAGAATCAGATTTTGGACTTCAGCAGCCCGGGCCAACTCACACACCTGGCTTACCAGGCTATGCCCCCAGCCGTGCTTATGCGGCATGTCATCTTCCCGGTATTGGGCATCGTGAATCAGCACGTCAGATCCCTGGCAGAACCGGACGAACTCCTCAAACCCGGTCGCCCTAGGATATGGCGGCTCCAGCTCGTTGTCGGTGAGGTAAACCATTGACCGGCCATTCTCCTCAACCCGGTAGCCAAAGCCACCACCCGGATGGTTGGTATCAATCCGGGCAATGTTGAAACCATGCGCGGCCAGGAAGGTGAGCATCTCCTCCTCCACACACTGGTAATCGGACGGCAGCTCATCGGCCTTTACCGGGAAGTGGGCCCCGTCCATCTGGTCAACCAGGGCACACAGTCTGCGCTTCTCGTACGGGGTCTGAAAAACAAATACCGTACGGTCCGGCTGGTACAGCGGTGCAAAGAAGGGAAATCCCTGGATGTGGTCCCAGTGATTGTGGGAAATTAGGATATATATATCGGTAGTGTCAGCTAACAGGGCCTTTCCCAGGTTCCTAATCCCCGTCCCCGCGTCCAGCACCAGGGTTCTGTCACCCTTCAGGTGAACGCTGGTGCAGGAAGTATTCCCCCCGTAGCGGAGCGTAGCCGATCCCGGGCTGGGAATGGAACCACGGACACCCCAGAACTTGATCTTCATTGTGATCCGGGCCTTTCTATCAACTTGCAGGATGCGACCTGACCGGTAGCTACCGGTCTCCGATAAGATACGCACCTGGGCGGAAAGGTGCAAGGGAAGGTCGCGGGAACGTCAGATAGGGGGTTGTATTACCTGAAGGCATTTCCAGGGCAAAATGGTCTGAATAACGGGCATGCCCCTGGACCCTTTCGATACCAGCTTGAAAGTTACCCCCCATCTCAGAAAACCACCACCGGCTGCACGAACAGCTCCCAGAATTTCTGTTTGACGGCCCCGAAAGATTGGGTCTCTACCACGTACTTCCGGCGGTTTTCGTAGAGGTATCCAACTTTCAGTCCGACGAGCCTCTTCCGCAGCGGGAAGAATTTGCCGTATTCAAAGAGGACCCGCGAAAAGCCATCGCCGGGCTCGGAGATGGGCATCTGCAGCTCCAGAGCCGTCGTGCTGTTATTCAGCAGCCGCCAATCCTTACTACCCCTATCAGTTCTCTCCCGCTGCAGTGTAAGACTCAGCGTGTTAGATACTTCAGGGATCCCGTACCAGCGGTAGCCGCCCTTCAGATCCCAGAAACGCTGTTTCGGGCCCTCGCTCCCCTCACCTTTGAGCTTCCACTCAATTCGGAACCACCCGCCTTCCACCACAGCATTGTCAAACAGCTGCTGAAGACCCGTGGTGACCACCAGCCCCGCAGCTCCCGTCGCCGCGACCACCAGCTCATCCTCATCGCTCAGGTTCCAGAAGGCCGCCAGCTGCCCCAGAAAAACACTCACCGACCAGGGCTCCTGGTAACCTGCCCCCAGACTCCTGATCAGGTTAAACTCTTTCCCGACATTGAAAGCATGATATACATCACTCTCATCTCTTTCCAGCCAGGCAGAAAAGGCGGCGAGCGGATACTCCGTGAGCTCAAGGAGGAAATATCCGGGCCTCAGGGACCGATGAAGCAAGTCCCGGTAGAGGTGGATTTCGTCCTCCTG
Above is a window of Candidatus Neomarinimicrobiota bacterium DNA encoding:
- a CDS encoding MBL fold metallo-hydrolase; the protein is MKIKFWGVRGSIPSPGSATLRYGGNTSCTSVHLKGDRTLVLDAGTGIRNLGKALLADTTDIYILISHNHWDHIQGFPFFAPLYQPDRTVFVFQTPYEKRRLCALVDQMDGAHFPVKADELPSDYQCVEEEMLTFLAAHGFNIARIDTNHPGGGFGYRVEENGRSMVYLTDNELEPPYPRATGFEEFVRFCQGSDVLIHDAQYREDDMPHKHGWGHSLVSQVCELARAAEVQNLILYHHDPDRSDTELDAIQEEANSRLQKMGQNIRCTVAYEGLEVEL